In Aspergillus luchuensis IFO 4308 DNA, chromosome 1, nearly complete sequence, the following are encoded in one genomic region:
- the cdc42 gene encoding Rho family GTPase CDC42 (COG:Z;~EggNog:ENOG410PH0N;~InterPro:IPR005225,IPR001806,IPR027417,IPR003578;~PFAM:PF08477,PF00071;~go_function: GO:0003924 - GTPase activity [Evidence IEA];~go_function: GO:0005525 - GTP binding [Evidence IEA];~go_process: GO:0007264 - small GTPase mediated signal transduction [Evidence IEA]) produces MIGDEPYTLGLFDTAGQEDYDRLRPLSYPQTDVFLVCFSVTSPASFENVREKWFPEVHHHCPGVPCLIVGTQTDLRDDPAVREKLSRQKMQPIRKEDGDRMAKELGAVKYVECSALTQYKLKDVFDEAIVAALEPAPKKSKKCVLL; encoded by the exons AT GATTGGCGATGAGCCCTACACCCTGGGATTGTTCGATACTGCTGGTCAGGAGGATTACGATCGTCTCCGTCCTCTTTCGTACCCTCAGACGGATGTCTTCCTCGTTTGCTTTTCGGTCACTTCGCCTGCCTCCTTTGAGAACGTACGCGAAAAGTGGTTCCCCGAGGTGCACCACCACTGCCCCGGTGTCCCCTGCCTGATCGTGGGCACCCAAACCGATCTTCGCGACGATCCCGCGGTCCGCGAGAAGCTTTCCCGCCAGAAGATGCAACCGATTCGCAAGGAAGATGGAGACCGTATGGCCAAGGAGCTGGGCGCAGTGAAATACGTCGAGTGTTCTGCTCTCACGCAGTACAAGCTCAAGGACGTTTTTGACGAG GCCATTGTTGCCGCGCTCGAGCCTGCTCccaagaagtcgaagaagtgCGTCCTGCTGTAA
- a CDS encoding agmatinase (COG:E;~EggNog:ENOG410PI69;~InterPro:IPR020855,IPR023696,IPR006035;~PFAM:PF00491;~SECRETED:SignalP(1-20);~go_function: GO:0016813 - hydrolase activity, acting on carbon-nitrogen (but not peptide) bonds, in linear amidines [Evidence IEA];~go_function: GO:0046872 - metal ion binding [Evidence IEA]) produces MKSLTWAACLALAGTAFAHAHHDHEEVPEHVREELLRKWDQEFTFSGIASFAHLKPVKCLIEPDERYDIAVIGAPFDTAVSYRPGARFGPRSIRAASARQMAGTSYNTRAGINPYASWATVKDCGDIPITPFDNGVAERQMYEAFLELGSRPALTTASSKYGTKGISAGKSKLVTLGGDHSVALPALRALYQIYQKPITVLHFDAHLDTWNPVRYSAYWTSEQAHFNHGSFFHKASREGLICNSTSAHAGLRTRLTGVDDSDYTNPGPEQGFMRIHADDIDDLGPMGIVNRIIERIGLDSDQPVYLSVDIDVLDPATAPGTGTPEPGGWTTREFIRILRGIEKLNIVGADIVEVSPSYDNKGETTALAAAQVAFEIITSMVKAGAGEELGGWYGQKVMPAEETVVEEEAKEAVEKKEAKDEL; encoded by the exons ATGAAATCCCTCACTTGGGCTGCTTGCCTGGCACTGGCTGGTACAGCCTTTGCCCACGCTCACCACGACCACGAAGAGGTGCCAGAGCATGTGCGCGAGGAGTTGCTGAGGAAATGGGACCAGGAG TTCACCTTCTCCGGCATTGCCAGCTTTGCCCACCTAAAGCCAGTCAAATGCCTGATCGAACCCGACGAACGGTACGACATCGCCGTCATCGGCGCCCCCTTCGACACGGCAGTCAGCTACAGACCAG GCGCTCGCTTTGGTCCGCGCTCCATCCGGGCAGCTAGCGCCCGCCAAATGGCCGGCACGAGCTACAACACCCGAGCGGGAATCAACCCCTACGCCTCATGGGCGACAGTCAAAGACTGCGGCGACATCCCGATCACCCCATTTGACAATGGCGTTGCGGAGCGCCAGATGTACGAAGCCTTCCTGGAACTGGGCTCTCGCCCGGCCCTGaccaccgcctcctccaagtACGGCACGAAGGGCATCTCCGCGGGCAAATCGAAGCTCGTCACATTGGGAGGCGACCACAGTGTCGCACTACCAGCCCTGCGCGCACTGTACCAAATCTACCAGAAGCCCATCACGGTGCTTCACTTCGACGCGCACCTGGACACCTGGAACCCCGTGCGCTACTCAGCCTACTGGACCTCCGAACAAGCACACTTCAACCACGGCAGTTTCTTCCACAAAGCCAGCCGCGAGGGACTGATCTGCAACTCGACCTCCGCGCACGCTGGTCTCCGCACGCGTTTGACCGGCGTTGATGACAGCGACTACACCAACCCGGGCCCGGAGCAGGGATTCATGCGCATCCACGCCGACGACATCGACGACCTCGGACCCATGGGCATCGTGAACCGCATCATCGAGCGCATCGGTCTGGACTCCGACCAGCCTGTCTACCTGTCCGTCGACATTGATGTCCTGGACCCCGCCACTGCGCCCGGAACTGGTACCCCCGAGCCTGGTGGCTGGACGACCCGCGAGTTCATTCGCATCCTGCGCGGCATTGAGAAGCTGAACATTGTTGGCGCCGATATCGTCGAGGTGTCTCCTAGCTATGATAACAAGGGCGAGACTACGGCCTTGGCGGCTGCGCAGGTGGCGTTTGAGATTATCACTAGCATGGTTAAGGCTGGTGCGGGTGAAGAGTTGGGTGGATGGTATGGACAGAAGGTGATGCCGGCTGAGGAGActgttgttgaggaggaggcaaAGGAAGctgtggagaagaaggaggccaaggatgaGTTGTAA